The following are from one region of the Neurospora crassa OR74A linkage group III, whole genome shotgun sequence genome:
- a CDS encoding 3-ketodihydrosphingosine reductase tsc-10, protein MNHYLFSESLMEQLKTLSTSWSLPVAAVVAAIGIFATMGLFSSKNHMPVEGRTVLLTGASEGMGRSAAIQLSQKGANVILVSRNVGRLEEALVDVRAAAKNPSTQRFTYISADVSEHDYAAAVLAEAIAWNGGRSPDIVWCVAGMSTPLLWTDDGSMAAARRNMDVNYFGSAEMSRAILREWLAPENSTGPNGEPKHLVFTASMLALFAILGYGPYTPTKWALRGLADTLAMEVNYYPDNPVKVHIVYPGTIVSPGYERENQTKPDITVELEKDEPAESPDTVARRAIAGLEAGKYFVDVSFLGRLMQCGIMGGSPRNNWVLDTLMGWLIPIIYFFVLRGMNSTIVKWAREKGHPFTHPKKK, encoded by the exons ATGAACCATTATCTCTTCTCAGAGTCGCTGATGGAACAATTGAAAACCCTCAGCACCTCCTGGTCTCTCCCAGTTGCAGCCGTCGTCGCGGCCATTGGCATATTTGCTACAATGGGTCTCTTCAGCTCCAAAAACCACATGCCAGTCGAGGGCCGG ACCGTCCTCCTAACCGGCGCCTCCGAAGGCATGGGCCGCTCAGCGGCCATCCAACTTTCGCAAAAGGGCGCCAATGTCATCCTCGTCTCGCGCAACGTCGGGCGCCTTGAAGAAGCCCTCGTCGACGtccgcgccgccgccaagaacCCGTCCACACAACGCTTCACTTACATCTCAGCCGACGTTTCCGAGCACGACTACGCCGCCGCGGTCCTCGCCGAAGCTATCGCCTGGAATGGCGGGCGCTCCCCGGACATCGTCTGGTGCGTGGCCGGCATGTCGACGCCTCTGCTGTGGACCGACGATGGCAGCATGGCGGCCGCACGCCGCAACATGGACGTCAACTACTTTGGGTCGGCGGAGATGTCGCGGGCGATTTTGAGGGAGTGGCTGGCACCCGAAAACAGCACGGGACCCAACGGAGAGCCGAAGCACTTGGTATTTACCGCGTCAATGTTGGCGCTTTTTGCGATTTTGGGCTATGGCCCGTACACCCCAACCAAATGGGCGCTGAGAGGACTGGCGGATACCCTGGCGATGGAGGTCAATTACTACCCAGATAACCCGGTCAAGGTGCACATTGTGTATCCCGGCACGATTGTATCACCGGGCTACGAGAGGGAAAATCAGACGAAGCCGGACATCACGGTGGAGCTGGAAAAGGACGAGCCAGCGGAAAGCCCGGATACGGTAGCAAGGAGGGCGATTGCCGGGCTGGAGGCTGGCAAGTATTTTGTCGATGTGTCATTCCTGGGAAGGCTGATGCAGTGCGGGATCATGGGCGGGTCGCCGAGGAACAACTGGGTGCTGGACACGTTGATGGGGTGGCTCATACCGATCATCTACTTCTTCGTGTTGAGGGGGATGAACTCAACGATTGTGAAGTGGGCGAGGGAAAAGGGGCATCCTTTTACGCATCCCAAGAAGAAGTGA
- a CDS encoding smr domain-containing protein, translating into MAIPMERLGDRAFNHRTSVEIESEYDRLRAEARAEGDKMKRYFDEAHQAYERGDGAEAKNLSNLGKKHKAKRDAINKQAAEFIFRENNHPERVAADTIDLHGLYVEEAEDILEARIRDAQARGQTHLHVIVGKGNHSAGGVRKIAPRVEQVCREMGLNFAAEENEGRIYVDLTGGRVDGLPGLPQQPPGYQPGGGYQSEGRPNQHHGGGGGGYPGQQQQQHGQQNHQQGQQQNQQEDDIWADLLGACFKKCCVVM; encoded by the exons ATGGCGATTCCTATGGAAAGGTTAGGCGATAGAG CCTTCAACCATAGGACGAGTGTGGAAATTGAGAGTGAATATGACCGCTTGCGCGCAGAGGCCCGGGCGGAGGGTGATAAGATGAAGAGGTACTTCGACGAG GCCCACCAAGCGTACGAACGCGGCGACGGCGCCGAAGCCAAAAACCTGTCCAACCTCGGCAAAAAGCACAAAGCCAAGCGGGACGCAATCAACAAACAAGCAGCCGAGTTCATCTTCCGGGAGAACAACCACCCGGAGCGCGTGGCCGCCGACACCATCGACCTGCACGGTCTCTATGTCGAAGAAGCCGAAGACATTTTGGAGGCACGCATCCGCGACGCCCAAGCCCGCGGGCAAACGCACCTGCACGTCATCGTCGGCAAAGGTAACCACTCGGCGGGCGGCGTACGCAAAATCGCCCCGCGTGTGGAGCAGGTGTGTCGCGAGATGGGACTCAACTTTGCCGCGGAGGAGAATGAGGGGCGGATTTACGTTGATTTGACGGGCGGTAGGGTCGATGGTCTGCCGGGCTTGCCGCAGCAGCCACCGGGGTATCAGCCTGGAGGGGGGTATCAGTCAGAGGGAAGGCCGAACCAGCACCACGGAggaggtgggggagggtatccgggacagcagcagcaacaacacggACAGCAAAATCACCAGCAAGGGCAGCAACAGAACCAGCAGGAGGACGATATTTGGGCGGATTTGTTGGGGGCTTGTTTCAAAAAGTGCTGTGTTGTTATGTGA
- a CDS encoding short chain dehydrogenase yields the protein MAPSIDKPVATSPIDKPVALVIGASRGIGRQVAIDLAKKGYAVVVSAKSTTDPSTLASLSPFPPDPNSALSTITTVAHEITTLHSGTALAIPCDTSDPTGLSLKALVASTIKAYGHLDVLIYNSGAIWWSSVSSTPLKRYQLMQRVNADGLYAAIQFALPYLHESTYGGRIVVVCPPIYSRFFRGKTAYAMGKVAMSVLVKGLAMDFERESVVLPKTATGEGDGVVTRRKGMAVSGIWPAVAIESAATTAKQQEDNQHHPEELRGNLRHATIFSDAILGVLESPAEKVNGELLLDEDFLRKQCGVKDFEKYSVVQGSRPRRIMPRVLPDLTVEEQDDEGARYDSAKERKKKKKGSKL from the exons ATGGCCCCCTCAATAGACAAACCAGTAGCGACCTCCCCCATTGACAAGCCAGTGGCTCTCGTGATCGGTGCTTCTCGCGGAATAGGACGTCAAGTAGCCATTGACCTGGCCAAGAAAGGATACGCGG TCGTCGTCTCCGCAAAATCCACCACCGATCCCTCCACCCTCGCGtccctctcccctttcccGCCGGACCCCAACTCCGCCctctccaccatcaccaccgtcgcCCACGAGATCACCACTCTCCACTCGGGCACTGCCCTCGCCATCCCCTGCGACACCAGCGACCCCACCGGCTTATCCCTCAAGGCCCTCGTCGCCTCCACCATCAAAGCCTACGGCCACCTCGACGTCCTCATCTACAACTCGGGCGCCATCTGGTGgtcctccgtctcctcgACTCCGCTCAAGCGGTACCAGCTCATGCAGCGCGTCAACGCCGACGGGCTCTACGCAGCTATCCAGTTCGCCTTGCCGTATCTGCACGAGTCCACCTATGGCGGGCGAATCGTGGTGGTCTGTCCGCCCATCTATTCTCGGTTTTTCCGGGGCAAAACGGCCTACGCCATGGGCAAAGTCGCCATGTCCGTGCTCGTCAAGGGGTTGGCCATGGATTTTGAGCGCGAGAGCGTGGTCCTTCCCAAGACGGCGACGGGGGAAGGCGATGGTGTCGTGACGAGAAGAAAAGGCATGGCGGTGAGTGGGATCTGGCCGGCTGTGGCGATTGAGAGCGCTGCTACTACGGCCAAACAGCAGGAAGATAATCAGCACCACCCGGAGGAGTTGCGGGGGAATTTGAGACATGCGACGATCTTTTCGGATGCGATTTTGGGGGTCTTGGAGAGTCCCGCGGAAAAGGTGAATGGGGAGTTATTGCTGGATGAGGATTTCCTCAGAAAGCAGTGTGGGGTGAAGGATTTTGAAAAGTATAGTGTTGTGCAGGGTAGTAGGCCGAGACGGATCATGCCGAGAGTGTTGCCGGATTTGACGGTGGAGGAACAAGATGATGAGGGGGCTAGGTATGATAGtgcgaaggagaggaagaagaagaagaagggttcGAAGCTTTAG
- a CDS encoding MFS multidrug transporter has protein sequence MAAGTPKSSGSSTATAMDIECQNTQVSKVSHWYLLLNPGGITDAVRNHHYEGEGTHEKPYIVDYLPVDGHNAMQYPKWKKWTITILQAVATLAVAFVSTAFSGGIKEIIIGFGVSTEIAILGVSLFVLGFAVGPVLWAPLSEFYGRQILFFLTYMALTAFNAGAAGAQNIQTLVILRFFGGTFGASPLTNSGGVIADMFNAKERGIASSVFAMAPFLGPSIGPIVGGFLGQAKGWRWVEGVMAIFTGVLWIACSLTVPETYAPVILRRRAKNLSKETGKLYVSRLDLQTRHQTVGQQIKISLLRPWILLFTEPIVLLTSLYMAIVYGTLYLMFAAFPIVFQQIRGWSPGIGGLAFVGVAVGMMLAVGYSMYDNKRYSRVADKHGGMAPPEARLPLAIVGSIFLPVGLFWFAWTNGPEVHWVVPIIASGFFAGGLVMVFLSLMGYLIDSYTIFAASVLAANSVLRSLFGAAFPLFTTYMYADLGIHWASTIPAFLALACVPFPFFFWKYGHLVRMKCKYAAEAAQALAKMLAAAKARQEQQEGRSGAAIHQQPQVAVPAGVAEENEEVLETKEAYSNMPTVSAVSDDERTMHGSGNTTELEEEKVRRGYE, from the exons ATGGCTGCCGGCACACCAAAGTCGTCCGGGTCGTCGACGGCGACAGCCATGGACATCGAATGTCAAAACACCCAAGTCAGCAAAGTCTCGCATTGGTACCTCCTACTCAACCCCGGTGGAATTACAGATGCCGTCCGCAACCACCACTATGAGGGCGAGGGCACACATGAAAAGCCGTATATCGTCGACTACCTCCCCGTTGACGGACACAACGCCATGCAATATCCCAAATGGAAGAAGTGGACCATTACCATCCTACAGGCCGTCGCCACCTTGGCCGTGGCCTTTGTCAGTACCGCCTTTTCTGGAGGCATCAAGGAGATTATCATTGGGTTTGGGGTCAGCACAGAGATTGCCATCTTGGGTGTTTCGCTTTTCGTCCTTGGTTTCGCTGTTGGGCCGGTACTATGGGCGCCTCTCAGCGAGTTCTACGGTCGCCAgattctcttcttcctcacctACATGGCCTTGACAGCATTCAATGCTGGCGCTGCTGGCGCTCAGAATATCCAGaccctcgtcatcctccgaTTCTTTGGCGGTACCTTTGGTGCTTCGCCCTTGACCAACTCGGGTGGTGTTATTGCTGACATGTTTAATGCCAAGG AGCGTGGTATTGCCTCTAGTGTCTTCGCCATGGCTCCCTTCTTGGGTCCCTCCATCGGCCCTATCGTTGGTGGCTTCTTGGGACAAGCCAAGGGCTGGCGCTGGGTCGAAGGTGTCATGGCCATCTTTACCGGCGTCCTCTGGATCGCCTGCTCCCTCACTGTCCCCGAGACATACGCTCCCGTTATCCTCCGTCGCCGTGCGAAGAACCTTAGCAAGGAAACCGGCAAGCTCTACGTCTCCCGCCTCGACCTGCAGACTCGCCACCAAACCGTTGGACAACAAATCAAGATCTCGCTCCTTCGCCCCTGGATCTTGCTCTTCACCGAGCCCATCGTTCTTCTCACCTCGCTCTACATGGCCATCGTCTATGGCACCCTCTACCTCATGTTCGCCGCCTTCCCTATCGTTTTCCAGCAGATCCGCGGTTGGAGCCCTGGCATTGGCGGCCTTGCCTTCGTCGGCGTTGCCGTCGGCATGATGCTCGCAGTTGGCTACTCCATGTATGACAACAAGCGCTACTCGCGTGTCGCCGACAAGCATGGCGGCATGGCGCCCCCCGAGGCCCGTTTGCCCCTCGCCATCGTCGGCTCCATCTTCCTTCCCGTCGGCCTCTTCTGGTTCGCGTGGACCAACGGCCCCGAAGTGCACTGGGTGGTGCCCATTATCGCGTCTGGCTTCTTCGCCGGCGGCCTGGTCATGGTCTTCCTCAGTCTCATGGGCTACCTGATCGACTCGTACACCATCTTTGCCGCCTCTGTGCTGGCCGCCAACTCGGTCCTCCGCTCACTTTTCGGCGCCGCTTTCcccctcttcaccacctACATGTATGCCGACCTTGGTATTCACTGGGCTTCGACCATCCCTGCCTTCCTCGCGCTCGCTTGCGTGCcgttccccttcttcttctggaagTACGGCCACTTGGTCAGAATGAAGTGCAAGTATGCTGCTGAGGCGGCGCAGGCGCTCGCAAAGATGCTGGCAGCTGCCAAGGCGAGACAGGAGCAGCAGGAAGGCAGGAGCGGAGCTGCTATACATCAGCAGCCGCAGGTTGCTGTCCCTGCCGGTGTCGCGGAGGAGAACGAGGAGGTATTGGAGACAAAGGAGGCTTATTCCAACATGCCTACGGTTTCGGCCGTGAGTGATGATGAGAGGACAATGCACGGGTCGGGGAACACGacggagctggaggaggagaaggttaGACGAGGGTATGAGTGA